From the Candidatus Binatia bacterium genome, the window GTTCGTTAGAGCCGTGCGATACGGTTCGAGAAACCGTTCATCGCCGGTGATGGTAAATCCGCGCTGGCCGGTCTCGGCATCCGTCATCGTCGAAAGCAACGCCGAAAGCCGCGTCAGCGCCTCCTGCGTCTGCTTGACCTGGCCGGCTTCGTTGGCCAGCTTTTCGATGCTGCGGAAGGCGACAAGGCTGATGGCCGCCAGGCCCACCAGCGCCAGCGCGAAACCGGCCGTGACGATTCGCTCAAACGATATTTCGCGGTTCTTGGAGGCTCCGAACCAGCCGGACGCCCGCCGCGCGCGCGGGTTTTCGAGAAGGTAGTCGACAGGGCGGCGGCTCATGCGGTGCCGGCGAGGAACTTCCGCACGTCCGCCACGAACGTGTCGGGGTTGATGGGTTTTTCCAGGTAGCCGTCGCAGCCGGCGGCGAGGGCTTTCTCTCGGTCGCCGGGCATGGCGTAGGAAGTCACCGCCACAATGGGCACGCCCGCCAGCGCGGGCAGCGCGCGCAACGCGCGGGCAACCGCGTAACCGTCCATGCCCGGCAACTGGATGTCGAGCAGGACGAGATCGAAGCGCCCGGCCAGTGCCCGTTCGATCCCGTCCGGCCCGTTCGCGGCGGTCACCACCGCACAGTCCGCCTGCTCCAGAAGAAACGAGGCCAGATAACGGTTCTGCTCGTTGTCCTCAACGAGGAGGATCTTCGCTCCCATGGGAGATGCAAGAAGGGTATCCCAAAGACTTCGGCATGTTCAAGAACTGGACACATCGATGCGTCGCCATCCGCGGACGCTCCCGGCTCGTTGGGCGCGCTTCCGCTCCTTGCCGGTCCGGAGCCCTCGCCCCAGCGGGCGACTCGGCGCGGAGAAGTCTAACGTCATCAACCCGCCCGCCGCAGGGGCCGAAGGCGTTCGATCTACGCAGCGCTCTCGGTCCGCATCGCGTGCCAGAGGTCCCAGTCCTGCTGCAACCCGAGCCAGAAGTCCGCCGGCATACCTACGACGCGCGCCAGCCGGAGCGCCGTGTCGGGGGTGACCCCGCGTTTGCCCCTGACGATTTCGTTGAGGCGGGGGAACGAGATTCCGAGGCACCGCGGGTGTTGCCGCGCAAGATCCGGTAGGGACCCGGGTGCGTGATGCTCAACGCCAGCCGCGCGGGTTGGCGAAGAAGTCGCGTTCCCAGCTTTCGATCGCCGCGTGCAGGCGCGCGGCGTCGGCCGGGTGGCGGTCGACGACGTTGTACGACTCGTTCGGATCGAGGCCGAGGTTGAACAGCAGAGGCATGTGGGTGAGCAGCGGCGCCGTCTGGCCGGTCCGCGGGTCGGTGTACGTGTAACGGCGAGCGGCACGCCCGGCCAGCGTGTCGATCTTATCGAGCGGCAGCGGCGCCGTGTAGAGGCTGACCCAGCGGTAGTACTTCCACGCTCCGCCGCGCGCCCCGTCGATGACGTTGGCGTTGAAGAAGAACAGCGCCCCGTGCGGGCTCGCGGTCGCGACGCCGTGCAGGACGTCGCGGAAGTCGCGGCCGTCGACGATGCGGTCGGCGGGCGGTTCGACCCCGGCGATGGCGAGCAGGGTGGGAAAGAGGTCGATGTGCATGAGCGGGGTGTCGACGGTGCGTCCGGCCGGGACACGGCCGGGCCAGTGGGCGATGAGTGGGACGCGTTGACCGCCTTCGAGGGGCTGTCCTTTACGGCCGCGCAAACGACCGGGGTTGCCGAGGTGCCAGGGGCCGTTGTCGCTGGTGAAGATGACGAGGGTGTTGTCGAGCAGGTCGCGGGTACGGAGGGCGTCGACGACCTCGCCGACGCTCCAGTCGAGCTCTTCGACGGCGTCGCCGTAAGGACCCATGGGGGAGCGGCCGTCGAAGTCGGCGGCGGCGACGAGGGGGATATGGGGGTTCTTGTGAGCGAGGTAGAGGAAGAACGGTTTAGTCTGGTGAGCGTCGATGAAGGCGACGGCTTCGCGGGTAATGGCGGCGGTGAGGTGGCCCTGGCGGAGGCCGATATCGGGATCCACGACGGTATCGTTTTTCCAGTACTGGTAAGGGAACTCGTCGTTGGTGGAGGGAAAGCCGGCGAAGAAGTCGAAGCCATGGCGGTGCGGGTGGTACTGCGGGTCGCCGCGGAAGTCGCCGAGGTGCCACTTGCCAACCATGCCGGTGCCGTAGCCGGCGATCTTGAGTGCTTCGGGGAGGGTAATTTCGGAGGCCGGCAGACCGGGGACAGCGGACTCGCCGCCCTGGACGAGGTCGGTGACGCCGAGGGCGGCGAAGACGCTACCGATGCGGCGGTTGAGTTTACGGGCGAGGTTATCGCCCGCGGGTTGGATGGGGAAGGTGATGCCGGTGCGCAGCGGGTAGCGGCCGGTGAGGAGGCCGGCACGGGCGGGTGAGCAGGTGGAGGCGGCAGCGTAGAAGTCGGTGAAGCGGGCGCCGTCATGGGCGAGTGCATCGACGTGTGGAGTGCGGATGCCGGTATTGCCGTAGGCGCCGAGGTCGCCGTAGCCGAGGTCGTCAGCGAGGATAATGACGATGTTGGGCGGCCGGGCCGGCGCCCCGGCGGCGAGCCGCACGATGGCGCCGACGGGCAAGGCACCGCGGCCGGGATCGGCGTAGACGGCGGTGTCGAGCACGGCATACCCCGCCCCGACGTGGGGCCGGGAGTAACGCCAGAGCGAGAGCGCCACGACGAGGACGGCGGCAAGGAGCAGCCCGCGGCACAGATGGCGGAGGCGCAGCGTCATCTGCCGCACGGTTACAGGAGGCGGCGGGAAAAGTCGACGGAGCGCGTACGTGGAGGGGGAGCCCGTGCCGCGGCGACGAGGACGCGATGGTTCCCGGTGGAGCACAATGCCCGTGGCGATCATGGGCCGAACGCCTGCCGTTCAGGCGCGGCCCGCTCTTGGCCGTCGTCTGGAACGGCTGGTTCGGCACCGCGGGCGGTTACTCAACTCGGCCATACGTCGGTGCTTCCCCCGTTCCCACCCTCCATGCCACCAGCTACGCGGCACGCAGCAGGAACTCGACTTTCACGGCGTCGAACGGGAACTCCACCCGGCCGCGTTCCGTTCGCGTGAGCACACCGGCGGCCAACAGAGCCGTAATGTCGCTGTGCACGGCCTTGACGTCGCGGCCCACGCGGCGCGCCGCTTCGCGCACCGACACTGCCCCGACACCACAGAGTGCCTTCAGGATCTCCCACCGCTTGGCCGTCAGCACGCGCCAGAGAAGTTCTGGACTCGCAAACGCGATCCGGGCCCCTCTTTGCCTCTTTCCCGTCTTCCATGCCTCCACGAAGTCCGACATGGCTTCCCCGGGCGCTCGGACCTCAAGCG encodes:
- a CDS encoding response regulator, which gives rise to MGAKILLVEDNEQNRYLASFLLEQADCAVVTAANGPDGIERALAGRFDLVLLDIQLPGMDGYAVARALRALPALAGVPIVAVTSYAMPGDREKALAAGCDGYLEKPINPDTFVADVRKFLAGTA
- a CDS encoding sulfatase; protein product: MTLRLRHLCRGLLLAAVLVVALSLWRYSRPHVGAGYAVLDTAVYADPGRGALPVGAIVRLAAGAPARPPNIVIILADDLGYGDLGAYGNTGIRTPHVDALAHDGARFTDFYAAASTCSPARAGLLTGRYPLRTGITFPIQPAGDNLARKLNRRIGSVFAALGVTDLVQGGESAVPGLPASEITLPEALKIAGYGTGMVGKWHLGDFRGDPQYHPHRHGFDFFAGFPSTNDEFPYQYWKNDTVVDPDIGLRQGHLTAAITREAVAFIDAHQTKPFFLYLAHKNPHIPLVAAADFDGRSPMGPYGDAVEELDWSVGEVVDALRTRDLLDNTLVIFTSDNGPWHLGNPGRLRGRKGQPLEGGQRVPLIAHWPGRVPAGRTVDTPLMHIDLFPTLLAIAGVEPPADRIVDGRDFRDVLHGVATASPHGALFFFNANVIDGARGGAWKYYRWVSLYTAPLPLDKIDTLAGRAARRYTYTDPRTGQTAPLLTHMPLLFNLGLDPNESYNVVDRHPADAARLHAAIESWERDFFANPRGWR
- a CDS encoding DNA-binding protein, whose protein sequence is MRTVTLEVRAPGEAMSDFVEAWKTGKRQRGARIAFASPELLWRVLTAKRWEILKALCGVGAVSVREAARRVGRDVKAVHSDITALLAAGVLTRTERGRVEFPFDAVKVEFLLRAA